From the Streptomyces sp. KMM 9044 genome, one window contains:
- a CDS encoding undecaprenyl-diphosphate phosphatase, translating to MSWFESLILGLVQGLTEFLPVSSSAHLRLTAAFSGWEDPGAAFTAITQIGTEAAVLIYFRKDIARILSAWTRSLTNKELRRDPDARMGWLVIVGSLPIGILGLTLKDQIEGPFRDLRLTAAMLIGMGIVLGVADRLAARDEQGGRHRTPKQLKSLDNLTVKDGLIYGFCQALALIPGVSRSGATISGGLFMGYKREAAARYSFLLAIPAVLASGLFELKDATEGGHVTWGPTIFATVVAFAVGYAVIAWFMKFISTKSFMPFVYYRIALGVVVIVLVSMGVLSPHAGESGG from the coding sequence ATGTCTTGGTTTGAATCCCTCATCCTCGGACTCGTCCAAGGGCTGACCGAGTTCCTCCCCGTCTCCTCCAGCGCGCATCTGCGGCTGACCGCGGCCTTCTCCGGCTGGGAGGACCCGGGCGCTGCGTTCACCGCGATCACCCAGATCGGTACCGAAGCCGCCGTGCTGATCTACTTCCGCAAGGACATCGCGCGGATTCTGTCGGCCTGGACCCGCTCGCTCACCAACAAGGAGCTGCGCCGGGACCCCGACGCGCGGATGGGCTGGCTCGTCATCGTCGGCTCGCTCCCGATCGGAATCCTCGGCCTGACACTGAAGGACCAGATCGAGGGGCCGTTCCGCGACCTGCGGCTCACCGCGGCGATGCTGATCGGCATGGGCATCGTCCTCGGTGTCGCCGACCGGCTTGCGGCGCGGGACGAGCAGGGCGGCCGGCACCGCACCCCCAAGCAGCTCAAGTCGCTCGACAACCTGACCGTCAAGGACGGCCTGATCTACGGGTTCTGCCAGGCCCTGGCGCTCATTCCGGGCGTCTCCCGCTCCGGCGCGACCATCAGCGGCGGTCTGTTCATGGGCTACAAGCGCGAAGCAGCGGCCCGCTACTCCTTCCTGCTCGCGATTCCCGCCGTGCTCGCCTCCGGTCTCTTCGAACTGAAGGACGCCACCGAGGGCGGTCATGTCACCTGGGGCCCGACGATCTTCGCGACGGTCGTCGCCTTCGCGGTCGGTTACGCGGTGATCGCGTGGTTCATGAAATTCATCAGCACCAAGTCGTTCATGCCGTTCGTGTACTACCGCATCGCCCTCGGTGTGGTGGTGATTGTGCTGGTCAGCATGGGGGTCCTGAGCCCGCACGCGGGCGAATCCGGCGGCTGA
- a CDS encoding TVP38/TMEM64 family protein has translation MLDATNRSGGTATASPRASVAQLTTVVPAAASSAGLTARCARVLLSPWARLSLLVVLLASAASAMLLLEPQRLLTDGLPPQLGGAAAVVAYTVAYGVCTVAFVPRPILNLAAGALFGSQLGLGAALGGTVLGAGLAFCLGRALGQDALRPLLRGRCLKAADNQLSRHGFRSILAARLFPGVPFAASNYCAAVSRMGLLPFLLATGLGSVPNTAAYVVAGARASTPTSPAFLIALACIAVPGLLGAVVAWRKRHQLRAR, from the coding sequence ATGCTCGATGCCACCAACCGCTCTGGGGGCACCGCCACAGCCTCTCCCCGGGCCTCCGTCGCACAGCTCACCACCGTCGTCCCCGCGGCGGCATCCTCGGCGGGCCTCACCGCCCGCTGCGCCAGAGTCCTGCTGTCCCCCTGGGCGCGCCTGTCCCTGCTGGTCGTGCTGCTCGCCTCCGCGGCCTCGGCCATGCTGCTCCTGGAGCCGCAGAGACTGCTGACCGACGGCCTGCCGCCGCAGCTCGGCGGCGCCGCGGCGGTCGTGGCGTACACCGTGGCCTACGGGGTGTGCACGGTGGCGTTCGTACCGCGCCCGATCCTGAACCTCGCGGCGGGCGCGTTGTTCGGCAGCCAGTTGGGGCTCGGCGCCGCGCTGGGTGGCACGGTGCTCGGTGCCGGGCTGGCGTTCTGCCTCGGGCGGGCGCTGGGCCAGGACGCGCTGCGTCCGCTGCTGCGAGGGCGCTGTCTGAAGGCGGCGGACAACCAGCTGAGCCGGCACGGCTTCCGCTCGATACTGGCGGCACGGCTGTTCCCGGGGGTGCCGTTCGCCGCGTCGAACTACTGCGCCGCCGTCTCGCGGATGGGTCTGCTGCCCTTCCTGCTGGCGACGGGGCTCGGCTCGGTCCCGAACACCGCCGCCTACGTCGTCGCCGGGGCCCGCGCCTCGACGCCGACGTCCCCGGCCTTCCTGATCGCGCTGGCCTGCATCGCCGTGCCGGGTCTGCTGGGCGCGGTGGTGGCGTGGCGCAAGCGGCACCAACTGCGGGCACGGTGA
- the tuf gene encoding elongation factor Tu: MSKTAYVRTKPHLNIGTMGHVDHGKTTLTAAITKVLSGRGSAGFVPFDRIDRAPEEAARGITINIAHVEYETDTRHYAHVDMPGHADYVKNMVTGATQLDGAILVVSALDGIMPQTAEHVLLARQVGVDHIVVALNKADAGDEELTDLVELEIRELLSAHGYGGGSAPVVRVSGLKALEGAPRWTASIDALLDAVDTYVPMPERYLDAPFLLPVENVLTITGRGTVVTGAVERGTVRPGDRVEVLGAGVESVVTGLETFGKPMEEAQAGDNVALLLRGVPRDAVRRGHVVAAPGSVVPSRRFTARVYVLSAREGGRTTPVSTGYQPQFYIRTADVVGNVDLGETAVARPGDTVTMTVELGREMPLEPGLGFAVREGGRTVGAGTVTAVARVLSPES; encoded by the coding sequence ATGTCCAAAACGGCGTACGTCCGCACCAAACCGCATCTGAACATCGGCACGATGGGTCATGTCGACCACGGCAAAACCACGTTGACCGCCGCCATCACCAAGGTCCTGTCGGGGCGCGGCTCCGCCGGCTTCGTGCCGTTCGACCGCATCGACCGGGCTCCCGAGGAGGCGGCGCGCGGCATCACCATCAACATCGCACACGTCGAGTACGAGACCGACACCCGGCACTACGCGCACGTCGACATGCCCGGCCACGCCGACTACGTCAAGAACATGGTCACCGGCGCCACGCAACTCGACGGGGCGATCCTCGTGGTCTCCGCGCTCGACGGGATCATGCCGCAGACCGCCGAACACGTACTGCTCGCCCGGCAGGTGGGCGTCGACCACATCGTCGTCGCCCTCAACAAGGCCGACGCGGGCGACGAGGAGCTGACCGACCTGGTAGAGCTGGAGATCCGCGAACTGCTCTCCGCGCACGGCTACGGCGGTGGCTCCGCGCCCGTCGTACGGGTCTCGGGACTGAAGGCGCTCGAGGGCGCCCCGCGCTGGACGGCGTCGATCGACGCCCTGCTCGACGCGGTGGACACCTATGTGCCCATGCCCGAGCGCTACCTGGACGCGCCGTTCCTGCTGCCGGTGGAGAACGTGCTCACCATCACCGGCCGGGGCACCGTGGTCACCGGCGCGGTGGAACGCGGCACGGTCCGTCCCGGCGACCGCGTCGAGGTACTCGGTGCCGGGGTGGAGTCCGTGGTGACCGGACTTGAGACGTTCGGCAAACCGATGGAGGAGGCGCAGGCCGGGGACAACGTGGCGCTCCTCCTGCGCGGGGTGCCGCGGGACGCGGTGCGACGCGGACATGTGGTGGCCGCGCCGGGCAGCGTGGTGCCGAGCCGGAGGTTCACGGCGCGGGTGTACGTGCTGTCGGCCCGTGAGGGCGGCCGTACGACTCCGGTGTCGACCGGCTACCAGCCGCAGTTCTACATCCGCACCGCGGACGTCGTCGGCAACGTCGACCTCGGGGAGACGGCGGTCGCGCGGCCCGGCGACACGGTCACGATGACCGTGGAGCTGGGGCGCGAGATGCCCCTGGAGCCCGGGCTCGGTTTCGCTGTCCGTGAGGGCGGGCGGACCGTCG